From a region of the Gemmatimonadales bacterium genome:
- a CDS encoding metallophosphoesterase family protein codes for MRLGVISDTHGLLRPEVFDVFREVDHILHAGDLGPIALLAELEAIAPVTAVYGNTDGTDVRRRLPQVAHVELDGFRIVVTHGDQFGSPTPERLHAEFPGPDILVFGHTHRPLLTLVDVVVTVMNPGGAGRRRFDLPPSVGILELEPGIPPRGRLVALLGAGED; via the coding sequence CTGCTTCGCCCGGAGGTGTTCGACGTCTTTCGCGAGGTGGACCACATCCTCCACGCGGGCGACCTGGGGCCCATCGCCCTGCTCGCCGAGCTCGAGGCCATCGCACCAGTGACGGCGGTGTACGGCAACACCGACGGCACGGATGTGCGCCGCCGCCTGCCACAGGTGGCGCACGTCGAGCTGGACGGGTTCCGCATTGTCGTGACCCACGGCGATCAGTTCGGCTCGCCGACGCCCGAGCGCCTGCACGCCGAATTTCCCGGTCCCGACATCCTGGTCTTCGGGCACACACACAGGCCGTTGCTCACGCTGGTCGACGTGGTGGTGACCGTGATGAATCCGGGCGGCGCGGGCCGGCGGCGGTTCGATCTGCCGCCGTCGGTGGGCATTCTGGAATTGGAGCCCGGCATTCCGCCGCGCGGGCGGCTCGTGGCGCTTCTCGGGGCAGGCGAAGACTAG